The Deltaproteobacteria bacterium genome has a window encoding:
- the nadA gene encoding quinolinate synthase NadA, protein MGAAIRALLKEKKGILLAHNYQRPEVQDLADLCGDSLELSIRASRTDAEVIVFCGVHFMAETAAILSPEKRVLLPVVSAGCPMADMLGADELREKKREMPGAVVVSYVNTTAEVKAESDICCTSANAVQVIRSIDSDKEILMTPDKNLALYTMKQTGRAIHYWEGYCPIHNNLRADKVLEVKAAHPGALFMAHPECPPEVLEIADLVKSTSGMIAFAAESDHEEFIIGTETGILHPLSKANPGKTFIPADPAMVCKDMKKTGLKEIYEALKSLQPVVTVPEEIRVKAKGAVERMLAVPRG, encoded by the coding sequence ATGGGAGCGGCCATCCGGGCGCTCCTCAAGGAAAAGAAGGGTATTCTTTTAGCACACAATTACCAGCGGCCGGAAGTGCAGGACCTGGCCGATCTCTGTGGGGATTCCCTGGAATTGTCCATTCGGGCGAGCCGGACCGATGCCGAGGTCATCGTTTTTTGCGGCGTCCATTTCATGGCGGAGACGGCCGCCATCCTTTCCCCGGAAAAAAGGGTTCTGCTTCCCGTAGTGAGCGCCGGATGTCCCATGGCGGACATGTTGGGGGCCGATGAGTTACGGGAAAAGAAGCGGGAAATGCCTGGGGCCGTGGTGGTCTCTTATGTGAACACGACGGCCGAGGTTAAGGCGGAGAGCGATATATGCTGTACCTCGGCTAATGCTGTTCAGGTGATCCGATCCATTGATTCGGACAAAGAGATCCTTATGACTCCGGACAAAAACCTGGCCCTTTACACCATGAAACAGACCGGAAGGGCCATTCACTACTGGGAGGGATATTGCCCTATCCACAATAACCTCCGGGCGGATAAGGTTCTGGAAGTCAAAGCAGCCCATCCCGGGGCCTTGTTTATGGCCCATCCCGAATGTCCGCCCGAGGTTCTTGAAATAGCGGATCTTGTAAAGAGCACCTCAGGGATGATAGCCTTTGCCGCTGAATCGGATCACGAAGAATTCATCATCGGGACGGAGACAGGCATCCTCCATCCCCTTTCCAAGGCCAATCCCGGAAAGACCTTCATCCCCGCAGACCCTGCGATGGTCTGCAAGGACATGAAAAAGACAGGATTGAAGGAGATCTATGAGGCCTTAAAAAGCCTCCAACCCGTGGTGACCGTACCCGAGGAGATCCGGGTGAAGGCGAAGGGTGCAGTGGAACGGATGTTGGCTGTACCTCGCGGATGA